Proteins found in one Onychomys torridus chromosome 21, mOncTor1.1, whole genome shotgun sequence genomic segment:
- the Rhob gene encoding rho-related GTP-binding protein RhoB gives MAAIRKKLVVVGDGACGKTCLLIVFSKDEFPEVYVPTVFENYVADIEVDGKQVELALWDTAGQEDYDRLRPLSYPDTDVILMCFSVDSPDSLENIPEKWVPEVKHFCPNVPIILVANKKDLRSDEHVRTELARMKQEPVRTDDGRAMAVRIQAYDYLECSAKTKEGVREVFETATRAALQKRYGSQNGCINCCKVL, from the coding sequence ATGGCGGCCATCCGCAAGAAGCTGGTGGTGGTGGGCGACGGCGCGTGCGGCAAGACGTGCCTGCTGATCGTGTTCAGTAAGGACGAGTTCCCCGAGGTGTACGTGCCCACCGTGTTCGAGAACTATGTGGCGGACATCGAGGTGGACGGCAAGCAGGTGGAGCTTGCGCTGTGGGACACGGCCGGCCAGGAGGACTACGATCGTTTACGGCCGCTCTCTTACCCGGACACCGACGTCATCCTTATGTGCTTCTCGGTGGACAGCCCGGACTCTCTGGAGAACATCCCCGAGAAGTGGGTGCCTGAGGTAAAGCACTTCTGCCCCAATGTGCCAATCATCCTGGTGGCCAACAAGAAAGACCTGCGCAGCGATGAGCATGTCCGCACCGAGCTGGCCCGAATGAAGCAGGAGCCGGTGCGCACGGATGACGGCCGCGCCATGGCGGTGCGCATCCAAGCCTATGACTACCTCGAGTGCTCGGCCAAGACCAAGGAGGGCGTGCGCGAGGTCTTCGAGACGGCCACGCGCGCCGCGCTGCAGAAGCGCTACGGTTCCCAGAATGGTTGCATCAACTGCTGCAAGGTGCTATGA